From Mycolicibacterium cosmeticum, a single genomic window includes:
- a CDS encoding DUF559 domain-containing protein, translated as MGQIFLGTEALAARAVTRHGLQTRFRKLHRNVYAPADIELDARSRAIAAWLWSGRRATVVGHSAAAMLGSRWLPADAPAELARVRTPSPPGIVVHSGEIADDELTTIGDIRCTTVARTCYDLGRRLPEDTGVIRIDALLNHTGVGVADVAAIADRYPGARRIRRLRKVLDLVDPGAESPQETRVRLLLVRAGLPRPATQIPVCDEWGRVVRRIDMGWRKSMVGVEYDGEQHWSDPVNHSADIDRLEFLAARGWTIVRVSARHLRHAPDAVIARVQHALKSAEPTENGENRGESRQKP; from the coding sequence GTGGGGCAGATCTTCCTGGGCACGGAGGCGTTGGCAGCCCGGGCGGTCACCCGGCACGGTTTGCAGACGAGGTTCCGCAAGCTGCACCGCAACGTCTACGCACCAGCCGATATCGAGCTGGACGCCCGGTCGCGGGCGATCGCGGCCTGGTTGTGGTCGGGCCGGCGCGCGACCGTGGTGGGCCACTCGGCCGCGGCGATGCTGGGCAGCAGATGGCTGCCGGCCGACGCCCCAGCCGAACTGGCCCGGGTGCGCACACCCAGTCCCCCGGGCATCGTGGTCCATTCCGGCGAGATCGCCGACGACGAACTCACCACGATCGGCGACATCCGGTGCACGACGGTCGCGCGCACCTGTTACGACCTGGGCCGACGCCTGCCCGAGGACACCGGCGTCATCCGCATCGACGCGCTGCTCAACCACACGGGCGTCGGCGTCGCGGATGTGGCCGCCATCGCCGACCGCTATCCAGGCGCCCGGCGGATCCGCCGCCTGCGCAAGGTCCTCGACCTGGTGGACCCGGGAGCGGAATCACCGCAGGAGACCCGCGTCCGCTTGCTCCTGGTGCGCGCGGGGCTACCGCGGCCGGCCACCCAGATACCGGTGTGCGACGAGTGGGGCCGGGTGGTGCGCCGGATCGACATGGGCTGGCGCAAGTCGATGGTGGGCGTCGAATACGACGGGGAGCAACACTGGAGCGATCCGGTCAACCACAGCGCGGACATCGACCGGCTGGAATTCCTGGCAGCCAGGGGCTGGACCATCGTGCGGGTCAGCGCACGGCACCTGCGCCATGCGCCGGACGCCGTGATCGCGCGCGTCCAGCACGCACTAAAAAGCGCCGAGCCTACGGAAAATGGCGAGAATCGAGGTGAATCTCGCCAGAAACCGTAG
- a CDS encoding polyphosphate kinase 2 family protein, translating to MTSPDSDLPALWTHEPHTHLEFKPGAKVAAIDPDATPGFVGSKRDAPVLQAERNIRFAELQEMLYANSRAGDTRSLLLVLQGMDTAGKGGIVKHVVGAGNPQGIDYASFGKPTEEELAHHYLWRIRNALPAAGHIGVFDRSHYEDVLIVRVHDLVPPEVWGARYDEINAFEKELVEGGTKIVKVAMFVSLDEQKKRLAERLDRPDKYWKYNPADIDERLLWPKYQEAYQVMLDRTSTDYAPWHVIPCNRKWYSRLAILELLIEALKEFNLAWPPPDFDVKAEKKRLAKA from the coding sequence GTGACCTCTCCCGACTCCGATCTACCCGCCCTGTGGACCCACGAGCCGCACACCCATCTGGAATTCAAGCCCGGTGCCAAGGTGGCGGCGATCGACCCGGACGCCACCCCGGGGTTCGTCGGCTCCAAACGCGACGCGCCGGTGCTGCAGGCCGAGCGCAATATCCGGTTCGCCGAGCTGCAGGAGATGCTGTACGCCAACAGCCGGGCCGGCGACACCCGCTCGCTGCTGCTGGTGTTGCAGGGGATGGACACCGCGGGCAAGGGTGGCATCGTCAAACACGTTGTGGGAGCGGGCAATCCACAGGGCATCGACTATGCCAGCTTCGGCAAGCCGACCGAGGAGGAGCTGGCGCACCACTATCTGTGGCGGATCCGCAACGCGCTGCCCGCGGCTGGGCACATCGGGGTGTTCGACCGTTCGCACTACGAGGACGTGCTGATCGTGCGGGTGCACGATCTGGTGCCGCCGGAGGTGTGGGGCGCGCGCTACGACGAGATCAACGCGTTCGAGAAGGAACTGGTCGAGGGCGGCACCAAGATCGTCAAGGTGGCCATGTTCGTCTCACTCGACGAGCAGAAGAAGCGCCTGGCCGAACGCCTGGACCGGCCGGACAAGTACTGGAAGTACAACCCAGCCGATATCGATGAGCGGCTGCTGTGGCCCAAGTACCAGGAGGCCTATCAGGTGATGCTGGACCGCACGTCGACCGATTACGCGCCCTGGCATGTCATCCCGTGCAACCGCAAGTGGTACAGCCGGCTGGCCATCCTGGAACTGCTGATCGAGGCGCTCAAGGAGTTCAACCTCGCCTGGCCGCCGCCGGACTTCGACGTCAAGGCCGAGAAGAAGCGACTGGCGAAGGCCTGA
- a CDS encoding TetR/AcrR family transcriptional regulator: protein MAQQSATAVVKTDGRKRRWHQHKVDRRNELVDGTLEAIRQRGSNVSMDEIAAEIGVSKTVLYRYFVDKNDLTTAVMMRFAQTTLIPNMAAALSSNLDGYALVREIIRVYVDTVAAEPEPYRFVMSNSSASRTKAINDSEQIIARMLAVMLRRRMGSVGMDTKGVEPWAFHIVGGVQLATHSWMSNPRMSTDELIDYLTMLSWSALCGIVEVGGSLEKFNSQPHPPPSLPR from the coding sequence GTGGCACAGCAGAGCGCAACGGCGGTGGTAAAAACCGACGGCCGCAAACGACGCTGGCATCAACACAAGGTGGACCGTCGAAACGAGCTCGTGGACGGCACTCTGGAGGCGATTCGCCAGCGCGGCAGCAACGTCAGCATGGACGAGATCGCTGCCGAGATCGGCGTGTCCAAGACCGTGCTGTACCGCTACTTCGTCGACAAGAACGACCTCACCACCGCGGTGATGATGCGGTTCGCCCAGACCACCCTGATCCCCAACATGGCCGCGGCGCTGTCCTCGAATCTGGACGGTTATGCCTTGGTGCGCGAGATCATCCGGGTCTACGTCGACACCGTGGCCGCCGAGCCGGAGCCGTACCGGTTCGTGATGTCCAACAGCTCGGCCAGCCGGACCAAGGCCATCAACGACTCCGAGCAGATCATCGCGCGGATGCTCGCGGTCATGCTGCGCCGCCGGATGGGCAGTGTGGGCATGGACACCAAAGGCGTGGAGCCGTGGGCATTCCACATCGTCGGCGGGGTGCAGCTGGCCACCCACTCCTGGATGTCCAATCCCCGGATGAGCACCGACGAACTGATCGACTACCTGACGATGCTGTCCTGGAGCGCGCTGTGCGGCATCGTCGAGGTGGGCGGCTCGCTGGAAAAGTTCAACTCGCAGCCCCATCCGCCGCCATCGTTGCCGCGGTAG
- a CDS encoding DUF445 domain-containing protein, giving the protein MAHRPAPGPPSLTAGFAASLGGAESEADRERRRALRRMKAVALGFLIGATVIFLACTWLQSRGVTGWVGYVRAAAEAGMVGALADWFAVTALFKHPLGIPIPHTAIIKRKKDQLGEGLGTFVRENFMSPEVVATKLRDAEVAGRMGKWLCEYSHAERVAAEVSTVLRVLVEMLRDEDVQHVLDRMIVKRIAEPQWGPPVGRVLSGLLAEQRQEALLQLLADRAFQWSLNAGEVIERVIERDSPSWSPRWVDHLVGDRIHRELMDFTDKVRRDPNHELRRSATKFLFEFADDLQHDEATIARAERVKEQIMARDEVTKAAETAWTAAKRIVLESVDDPSSALRTRIADSVVRIGESLRDDAALRDKVDNWIVRAAQHLVAQYGTEITAIITETIERWDADEASRRIELHVGRDLQFIRINGTVVGSLAGLVIYSVAQLLF; this is encoded by the coding sequence GTGGCGCACAGACCAGCCCCCGGACCGCCGTCGCTGACCGCCGGTTTCGCTGCATCGCTCGGCGGGGCGGAATCCGAAGCCGACCGGGAACGCCGCCGCGCGCTGCGCCGGATGAAGGCCGTCGCGCTCGGTTTCCTGATCGGCGCGACGGTGATCTTCCTCGCCTGTACCTGGCTGCAATCTCGCGGCGTGACCGGCTGGGTCGGCTATGTCCGCGCCGCCGCCGAGGCCGGCATGGTCGGTGCGCTGGCCGACTGGTTCGCGGTGACGGCGCTGTTCAAGCACCCGCTGGGCATCCCCATCCCGCACACCGCGATCATCAAGCGCAAGAAGGACCAGCTCGGCGAGGGGTTGGGCACCTTCGTCCGGGAGAACTTCATGTCACCCGAGGTGGTCGCGACCAAGCTGCGCGACGCCGAGGTCGCCGGCCGGATGGGCAAGTGGTTGTGCGAGTACAGCCACGCCGAACGGGTGGCGGCCGAGGTGTCCACGGTGCTGCGGGTGCTCGTCGAGATGCTGCGTGACGAGGACGTCCAGCATGTGCTGGACCGGATGATCGTCAAGCGCATCGCCGAACCGCAGTGGGGACCGCCGGTGGGCCGCGTGCTGTCCGGCCTGCTGGCCGAGCAGCGCCAGGAGGCCCTGCTGCAGTTGCTGGCCGACCGGGCCTTCCAGTGGTCGCTGAACGCGGGTGAGGTGATCGAGCGGGTCATCGAGCGCGATTCGCCGTCGTGGTCGCCGCGCTGGGTGGACCACCTGGTGGGCGATCGCATCCACCGTGAGCTGATGGACTTCACCGACAAGGTGCGCCGCGATCCCAACCACGAGTTGCGGCGGTCGGCGACCAAGTTCCTGTTCGAGTTCGCCGACGACCTGCAGCACGACGAGGCCACCATCGCGCGTGCCGAGCGGGTCAAGGAGCAGATCATGGCCCGGGACGAGGTGACCAAGGCCGCCGAGACGGCCTGGACCGCGGCCAAGCGCATCGTGCTGGAGTCGGTCGATGATCCGTCCTCGGCCCTGCGCACCCGGATCGCCGACTCGGTGGTCCGGATCGGGGAGTCGCTGCGCGACGACGCCGCCCTGCGCGACAAGGTGGACAACTGGATCGTGCGTGCCGCGCAGCACCTGGTCGCCCAGTATGGGACCGAGATCACAGCGATCATCACCGAGACGATCGAGCGCTGGGACGCCGACGAGGCCAGCCGCCGGATCGAGCTGCACGTGGGCCGCGACCTGCAGTTCATCCGGATCAACGGCACCGTGGTGGGGTCGCTGGCCGGCCTGGTGATCTATTCGGTGGCGCAGCTGCTCTTCTGA
- a CDS encoding helix-turn-helix domain-containing protein: MSQDEDTASANDKIVAVVGNAASDIGSFIRAQREAAQVSVRQLAEKAGVSNPYLSQIERGLRKPSADVLNQIAKALRVSAEVLYVQAGILEPSEGSQVRDAIIGDNAITERQKQVLLDIYTSFCQQNEAEAAAGSGAEGEAEGVPPTSESRTTTESEQSPTTEH; this comes from the coding sequence ATGTCGCAGGACGAAGACACCGCTTCGGCCAACGACAAGATCGTTGCCGTGGTGGGCAATGCCGCCTCCGACATCGGCAGCTTCATCCGTGCCCAGCGCGAGGCGGCGCAAGTTTCGGTGCGCCAACTCGCGGAGAAGGCCGGCGTCAGCAATCCCTACCTCAGCCAGATCGAGCGGGGACTGCGCAAACCGTCGGCCGACGTGCTCAACCAGATTGCCAAGGCGCTCCGGGTTTCGGCCGAGGTCCTCTATGTGCAGGCCGGGATTCTCGAACCGTCCGAGGGTAGTCAGGTCCGTGACGCGATCATCGGCGATAACGCGATCACCGAGCGGCAGAAGCAGGTGCTGCTCGACATCTACACGTCGTTCTGTCAGCAGAACGAAGCCGAAGCAGCCGCCGGATCCGGGGCTGAGGGGGAAGCGGAAGGGGTGCCGCCCACGTCTGAATCTCGAACCACCACTGAATCCGAACAATCTCCGACAACCGAACACTGA
- a CDS encoding heparin-binding hemagglutinin, with protein MPEKTQPTIEDLKAPLLAAVGAADLALATVNEIVASLRERAEDARTDAQGRVEEGRARLTKLQEELPGQFEELRDKLTSEELRKAAEKYTEEATATYNKLVERGEAALERLRNQPALEGAAARVEGVTDQAVELTQDALGTVASQTRAVGERAAKLVGVELPKKAAAPEKAAPAKKAPAKKAPAKKAAPAASTTTAAAKKAPAKKVTQK; from the coding sequence ATGCCCGAGAAGACCCAGCCCACCATCGAGGACCTCAAGGCCCCGCTGCTCGCCGCCGTCGGCGCCGCCGACCTGGCCCTGGCCACCGTCAACGAGATCGTCGCCAGCCTGCGCGAGCGCGCCGAGGACGCCCGCACCGACGCCCAGGGCCGCGTCGAAGAGGGCCGCGCCCGGCTGACCAAGCTGCAGGAAGAGCTGCCCGGACAGTTCGAGGAACTGCGCGACAAGCTGACCTCCGAGGAACTGCGCAAGGCCGCCGAGAAGTACACCGAAGAGGCGACGGCGACCTACAACAAGCTGGTCGAGCGCGGCGAGGCCGCCCTGGAGCGGCTGCGCAACCAGCCCGCGCTCGAGGGTGCCGCGGCCCGCGTCGAAGGCGTCACCGACCAGGCTGTCGAGCTGACCCAGGATGCGCTGGGCACCGTCGCGTCGCAGACCCGCGCCGTCGGGGAGCGGGCCGCCAAGCTGGTCGGCGTCGAACTGCCGAAGAAGGCCGCCGCCCCCGAGAAGGCCGCTCCCGCCAAGAAGGCGCCGGCCAAGAAGGCCCCGGCCAAGAAGGCCGCTCCGGCCGCCTCCACCACCACGGCCGCCGCCAAGAAGGCCCCGGCCAAGAAGGTCACCCAGAAGTAA
- a CDS encoding DUF2516 family protein encodes MMLADLAGAILFVLVGIVVLVGVYSFVHAAMQRPDAYTATGKLTKPVWLLILGVGVLLALLMRDAFGAAICACAAGVYLVDVRPKILEIQGKSR; translated from the coding sequence GTGATGCTTGCAGACCTGGCGGGTGCCATTCTTTTTGTGCTGGTCGGGATCGTCGTCCTGGTCGGCGTGTATTCGTTCGTCCATGCGGCGATGCAACGGCCCGACGCCTACACCGCCACCGGCAAGCTCACCAAGCCGGTGTGGCTGTTGATCCTCGGGGTCGGCGTGCTGCTGGCCCTGCTGATGCGCGACGCGTTCGGTGCGGCCATCTGCGCCTGCGCGGCGGGCGTCTATCTCGTCGACGTCCGGCCGAAGATCCTTGAGATCCAAGGCAAGTCGCGCTGA
- a CDS encoding DUF2599 domain-containing protein, which yields MRSLIAALVAAAAALGAAPVAHADGHYVDHTQWVKWGDLSSLRVYPTPAARAESARPGTLAEAAAAWAEVLADAPDADLPGMRAQFLCHWQYAEIAEPGKHSWNLEPWRPEVSDAAMFAAGCNPGGTEEPF from the coding sequence ATGCGCTCGCTGATCGCCGCGCTCGTGGCGGCGGCCGCTGCGCTGGGCGCGGCCCCTGTCGCCCACGCCGACGGCCATTACGTCGACCACACCCAATGGGTGAAATGGGGCGACCTGTCCAGCCTGCGGGTCTATCCCACCCCGGCCGCGCGCGCCGAGTCCGCCCGCCCCGGCACACTCGCGGAGGCCGCCGCGGCGTGGGCCGAGGTGCTGGCCGACGCGCCCGACGCCGATCTGCCGGGCATGCGCGCCCAGTTTTTGTGCCACTGGCAGTACGCCGAGATCGCCGAGCCGGGAAAGCACAGCTGGAATCTGGAGCCGTGGCGCCCGGAGGTCAGCGACGCCGCGATGTTCGCCGCCGGGTGCAACCCCGGCGGCACCGA